In one Nocardioides sp. NBC_00368 genomic region, the following are encoded:
- a CDS encoding TetR/AcrR family transcriptional regulator, with the protein MVDVVKWVDSTVRRRSAKEALDNDARRAQVVEAAVEAIEERGPDVGMAQVAERAGLPRPNVYRHFASKEQLDAEVVRFASTELIRRVRPHLARAGTPHEVVGGILESCVAWADEHPNLYRFVAAQHQTRALHRARMGRNRFLDELIDAMGSYLRASDISDTPSDGILAGLMGMVDASIIWWLDHHDETRDQLIGRLTRQVVVVLIDMLDDLGLEVREDMVYTPLD; encoded by the coding sequence GTGGTTGACGTGGTGAAGTGGGTGGATTCCACGGTCCGGCGCCGTTCCGCGAAGGAGGCGCTCGACAACGACGCACGCCGCGCCCAGGTGGTCGAGGCGGCCGTCGAGGCGATCGAGGAGCGCGGGCCCGACGTCGGCATGGCCCAGGTCGCCGAGCGCGCGGGCCTCCCCCGCCCGAACGTCTACCGGCACTTCGCCAGCAAGGAGCAGCTCGACGCCGAGGTCGTCCGGTTCGCGTCGACCGAGCTGATCCGCCGCGTACGCCCTCATCTCGCCCGTGCCGGGACCCCGCATGAGGTCGTCGGCGGCATCCTCGAGTCCTGCGTCGCCTGGGCCGACGAGCACCCGAACCTCTACCGGTTCGTCGCCGCACAGCACCAGACCAGGGCCCTGCACCGGGCCCGGATGGGACGCAACCGCTTCCTCGACGAGCTCATCGACGCGATGGGCTCCTACCTGCGCGCCTCCGACATCAGCGACACTCCCTCGGACGGCATCCTCGCCGGCCTGATGGGCATGGTCGACGCCAGCATCATCTGGTGGCTCGACCACCACGACGAGACCCGGGACCAGCTCATCGGCCGACTCACCCGGCAGGTGGTCGTGGTGCTCATCGACATGCTCGACGACCTCGGGCTCGAGGTCCGCGAGGACATGGTCTACACGCCCCTCGACTGA
- a CDS encoding iron chaperone, with protein sequence MANSSTFTEEEKAAMKEAAAERRTAAKRGSGSKKAEADLADCLAKIEAMDDNDRAIGETLHRVVTTHAPDLAPKTWYGMPAYANADGKVVVFYKCAGKFKMRYAELGFQEWANLDDGDMWPTVFAVTTMTPAVEKKLTELVKRAVR encoded by the coding sequence ATGGCGAACAGCAGCACATTCACCGAGGAAGAGAAGGCCGCCATGAAGGAGGCGGCCGCCGAGCGGAGGACGGCCGCCAAGCGGGGCAGCGGCAGCAAGAAGGCCGAGGCGGACCTCGCCGACTGCCTCGCGAAGATCGAGGCGATGGACGACAACGATCGCGCCATCGGCGAGACGCTCCACCGGGTCGTCACCACGCACGCCCCCGACCTGGCGCCGAAGACCTGGTACGGCATGCCCGCGTACGCGAACGCCGACGGCAAGGTCGTGGTCTTCTACAAGTGCGCCGGGAAGTTCAAGATGCGCTATGCCGAGCTCGGTTTCCAGGAGTGGGCGAACCTCGACGACGGCGACATGTGGCCGACCGTCTTCGCCGTGACGACCATGACCCCGGCCGTCGAGAAGAAGCTCACCGAGCTGGTGAAGCGGGCCGTCCGGTAA
- a CDS encoding GNAT family N-acetyltransferase, which yields MSFSIRSGSIGDVTHCVDLWTRVIAARDGSDAAAEAARRARVAFAEPTVRFAVVGSAPDGFALTLTRKTGVALLSRLCVDPSVGSRGLGAALVADAADRARDAGFQSIELDVRETNVRAIALYERAGFAAVSEPWEYDDGDRVVTWSLDLTIAKPSEWGRPT from the coding sequence ATGAGTTTCTCGATCCGCAGCGGGTCCATCGGCGACGTGACTCACTGCGTCGATCTGTGGACACGGGTGATCGCCGCCCGAGACGGGTCGGACGCCGCCGCCGAGGCTGCGCGGCGAGCGCGAGTGGCGTTCGCGGAGCCGACCGTACGCTTCGCCGTCGTCGGGTCAGCTCCTGACGGCTTCGCGCTCACTCTCACCAGGAAGACCGGCGTCGCGCTGCTGTCCCGGCTCTGCGTCGACCCCTCGGTCGGTTCGCGCGGCTTGGGCGCGGCCTTGGTCGCCGACGCCGCCGACCGTGCGCGGGATGCCGGGTTCCAGTCCATCGAGCTCGATGTCAGGGAGACGAACGTACGCGCCATCGCGCTCTACGAGCGTGCAGGCTTCGCCGCTGTCTCCGAGCCATGGGAGTACGACGACGGCGATCGCGTCGTGACGTGGTCTCTCGATCTGACGATAGCGAAGCCTTCCGAGTGGGGTAGACCGACCTAA
- a CDS encoding IclR family transcriptional regulator, giving the protein MSEEKPASTMRSLERAIDVLEVLEATRTPLRLSEVARRAGLHVATTQRILNALEARGRVEQDGTGYRTGVAMLFGAHAYLATNRLAATAPMILQQLAAATGLTASVFVRAGSSRAVIARVEGSDPLRYVLPIGERLPLHLGAGKVIAAYMDPEDLESVLGGIDEFTRADGTRVSLEDFRRELEEIRQRGWVASHDERVVGASSVGAPLISADGEFLAAIQVAGQTTNPAFADPTPLGHEVRQAASALASRVG; this is encoded by the coding sequence GTGAGCGAGGAGAAACCGGCAAGCACGATGCGGTCTCTGGAGAGAGCCATCGACGTCCTCGAGGTCCTCGAGGCGACGCGTACGCCGCTGCGACTGAGCGAGGTCGCACGCCGAGCCGGCCTGCACGTCGCCACGACCCAGCGCATCCTCAACGCGCTCGAGGCACGCGGTCGTGTCGAACAGGACGGCACCGGCTATCGAACGGGTGTCGCGATGCTTTTCGGGGCGCACGCCTACCTGGCCACCAATCGGCTGGCCGCCACCGCGCCGATGATCCTGCAGCAGCTCGCCGCCGCCACCGGACTCACCGCGTCCGTATTCGTCCGCGCCGGCTCGTCGCGCGCCGTGATCGCGCGGGTCGAGGGCAGCGACCCGTTGCGCTACGTCCTCCCGATCGGCGAGCGGCTGCCGCTCCACCTCGGTGCGGGCAAGGTCATCGCCGCCTACATGGATCCCGAGGATCTCGAGTCAGTGCTCGGCGGGATCGACGAGTTCACCCGGGCCGACGGGACCCGGGTCTCGCTCGAGGACTTCCGCCGTGAGCTCGAGGAGATCCGGCAGCGCGGCTGGGTCGCGTCCCACGACGAACGCGTGGTGGGCGCATCCTCGGTCGGGGCACCCCTGATCAGCGCCGACGGCGAGTTCCTCGCGGCGATCCAGGTCGCCGGCCAGACCACCAACCCCGCCTTCGCCGACCCCACTCCCCTCGGCCACGAGGTGCGCCAGGCGGCAAGCGCCCTCGCCTCGCGCGTGGGCTGA
- a CDS encoding alpha/beta fold hydrolase, whose product MLAYESSGSGEPLLLIHGIGHRRQAWHPVVDRLAEHHEVFLVDLPGHGESPAHVTDGRSPRQALIEPLEEFMAAAGLERPHVVGNSLGALVALEMSKHGLARSVTAISPAGFWRNDVEFAYVRALFASVVATSGVLKPVAPWLLRHPWGRTLGLSWASARPTLITPEAAYEDLRNMLDSKQAVRDIIRGGYLFDGAVPADVPITIAWGSKDRVLRPYQAGQARVRLPGARHVELPGCGHVPMADDPDLIADTILATTQDTSTDLRRTA is encoded by the coding sequence GTGCTGGCGTACGAGAGCAGCGGCTCGGGCGAGCCGCTGCTCCTGATCCACGGCATCGGTCACCGCCGCCAGGCCTGGCACCCGGTCGTCGACCGGCTCGCCGAGCACCACGAGGTGTTCCTCGTGGACCTGCCGGGACATGGCGAGTCGCCGGCTCACGTGACCGACGGCCGCTCGCCGCGGCAGGCGCTGATCGAGCCGCTGGAGGAGTTCATGGCGGCGGCCGGCCTGGAGCGCCCGCACGTGGTGGGCAACAGCCTCGGTGCGCTGGTTGCCCTGGAGATGAGCAAGCACGGGCTCGCCCGGAGCGTCACCGCGATCTCCCCGGCCGGCTTCTGGCGCAACGACGTCGAGTTCGCCTACGTACGGGCGCTGTTCGCCTCGGTCGTCGCGACCTCGGGCGTGCTGAAGCCGGTCGCGCCGTGGCTGCTGCGTCACCCCTGGGGCCGGACGCTCGGTCTCAGCTGGGCGAGCGCCCGGCCGACGCTGATCACGCCGGAGGCGGCGTACGAGGACCTGCGGAACATGCTGGACTCCAAGCAGGCCGTGCGCGACATCATCCGCGGCGGCTACCTCTTCGACGGCGCCGTGCCGGCGGACGTGCCGATCACGATCGCCTGGGGCAGCAAGGACCGGGTCCTGCGTCCCTACCAGGCCGGCCAGGCTCGGGTGCGCCTGCCCGGAGCCCGTCACGTCGAGCTGCCCGGCTGCGGGCACGTGCCGATGGCGGACGACCCCGACCTGATCGCCGACACCATCCTGGCGACCACCCAGGACACGAGCACGGACCTCCGGAGGACCGCATGA
- a CDS encoding family 16 glycoside hydrolase, with the protein MAALIGSGPAAAAEEAELPPQEPGVTLRTYDMSRPIEQLCTLRAGQTPNVDKLTSVIDYDSPEDFGLAERFISHALANLRIDAAGTYDFRLISDDGSRLVIDDSEVINHDGLHGETAKDGSVSLSEGYHDLRVEHFENGGGEVLRLQWRPPGAGDFSLVPTDVLSTEAGVVRVTAPGTKYCEGQNDTAGDGMQLDSVHPGYDLTDLRPEGFEPMVSALDWAPDGRLAVVTSGSVSPSGWVENPEPGEIFFLSNARTAGGPEDVEVEKVATDLFNPMGVAVIGESIFVSERDQLTELTDPDGDGFYDSRRKVAEWPFGENFHEFAFGLLHDEENFYVNLSVAINFGGATTDPQPARNRGTTLKISRKTGEVTYVAGGLRTPNGMMRGPGGDLFVMDNQGAWLPSSKLVHVKPGRFFNHYTNPAGPFDEKPVTGPALWVPQNEIGNSPSSPMMLEKGAYAGQMIFGDVTYGGLQRGFLEKVEGEYQGAVFRWSAGLEAGVNRTLLGPDGSIYVGGIGEAGNWSEPGKLRYGLQRMSPADGSAFDMHQMRATRNGFEIRYTKPLSQETVEKIAADPNAAFRMTHWRYAPRPTYGGPKVDERPLFVSGAEVSADRTSVKLTVDGLEEGRVVHLRSPRPFTSEGGKELWNTEAWYTLNSIPGYESPADRGYLEAEQATLKGSANVAVEHNGYSGSGFVDGFGTVGASVTFDAKVARAGTYPVRLRYANGPDPAPGTKRVSVYLNGTEVDPWALESTGDWQTWGTATRPMRLKAGVNRITLRYEEGDEGNVNFDVLKVGGGEDVCTPKRPAPGYTSLFDGTLASLASWRMAGPGSFGRQDDCSLRTTNGLGLLWYAEQEFSEYSLKLDWKLLRDDNGGVFIGFPNPGNDPWVAVNQGYEVQIDASDAPDRTTGAIYTFQGADPEAVAAALKPVGSWNSYDIRVEGSTVKIFLNGTLVNDFTSTDPARDLAGFVGMQNHGGGETVYYRNVQVKDLTD; encoded by the coding sequence GTGGCCGCGCTGATCGGCAGCGGCCCCGCGGCCGCCGCGGAGGAGGCGGAGCTGCCACCACAGGAGCCCGGCGTCACGCTGCGCACCTATGACATGAGCCGCCCGATCGAGCAGCTGTGCACGCTGCGAGCGGGCCAGACGCCCAACGTCGACAAGCTCACCTCGGTCATCGACTACGACTCGCCGGAGGACTTCGGCCTCGCCGAGCGGTTCATCTCGCACGCCCTGGCCAACCTGCGCATCGATGCTGCCGGGACGTACGACTTCCGGTTGATCAGCGACGACGGCTCCCGGCTGGTCATCGACGACTCGGAGGTCATCAACCACGACGGTCTGCACGGGGAGACCGCCAAGGACGGTTCCGTCAGCCTGAGCGAGGGCTACCACGACCTGCGCGTGGAGCACTTCGAGAACGGCGGCGGCGAGGTGCTGCGCCTGCAGTGGCGTCCGCCGGGCGCCGGTGACTTCTCGCTGGTGCCGACCGACGTCCTGAGCACCGAGGCCGGGGTGGTGCGGGTGACCGCGCCGGGCACGAAGTACTGCGAGGGCCAGAACGACACCGCCGGCGACGGGATGCAGCTGGACAGCGTCCACCCGGGGTACGACCTGACCGACCTGCGGCCGGAGGGCTTCGAGCCGATGGTGTCCGCGCTGGACTGGGCGCCGGACGGCCGGCTGGCCGTGGTGACCTCCGGGTCGGTGAGCCCGTCGGGCTGGGTGGAGAACCCCGAGCCGGGCGAGATCTTCTTCCTCAGCAACGCCCGCACCGCCGGCGGACCCGAGGACGTCGAGGTGGAGAAGGTCGCGACCGACCTGTTCAACCCGATGGGCGTGGCCGTCATCGGCGAGTCGATCTTCGTCTCCGAGCGCGACCAGCTCACCGAGCTGACCGACCCCGATGGGGACGGCTTCTACGACAGCCGCCGGAAGGTGGCGGAGTGGCCCTTCGGTGAGAACTTCCACGAGTTCGCCTTCGGCCTCCTCCACGACGAGGAGAACTTCTACGTCAACCTCTCCGTCGCCATCAACTTCGGCGGCGCGACCACCGACCCGCAGCCGGCACGCAACCGCGGCACGACGCTGAAGATCTCCCGCAAGACCGGTGAGGTCACCTACGTCGCGGGCGGGCTGCGTACGCCCAACGGGATGATGCGCGGACCCGGCGGCGACCTGTTCGTGATGGACAACCAGGGCGCCTGGCTGCCCAGCTCCAAGCTGGTGCACGTCAAGCCCGGCAGGTTCTTCAACCACTACACCAACCCGGCCGGCCCGTTCGACGAGAAGCCGGTCACCGGCCCGGCCCTGTGGGTGCCGCAGAACGAGATCGGCAACTCCCCGAGCAGCCCGATGATGCTGGAGAAGGGCGCGTACGCCGGTCAGATGATCTTCGGCGACGTCACCTACGGCGGCCTGCAGCGCGGCTTCCTGGAGAAGGTCGAGGGCGAGTACCAGGGCGCTGTCTTCCGCTGGTCCGCCGGTCTCGAGGCGGGCGTGAACCGCACCCTGCTCGGCCCCGACGGGTCGATCTACGTCGGCGGCATCGGCGAGGCCGGCAACTGGAGCGAGCCGGGCAAGCTCCGCTACGGCCTGCAGCGGATGAGCCCGGCCGACGGCTCGGCGTTCGACATGCACCAGATGCGCGCCACCAGGAACGGCTTCGAGATCCGCTACACGAAGCCACTGTCGCAGGAGACGGTCGAGAAGATCGCCGCGGACCCGAACGCCGCGTTCCGGATGACCCACTGGCGCTACGCGCCGCGGCCGACGTACGGCGGCCCGAAGGTCGACGAGCGTCCCCTGTTCGTCTCTGGCGCCGAGGTGTCCGCCGACCGCACCTCGGTGAAGCTCACCGTCGACGGCCTGGAGGAGGGCCGGGTCGTGCACCTGCGCTCGCCGCGGCCGTTCACCAGCGAGGGCGGGAAGGAGCTGTGGAACACCGAGGCGTGGTACACGCTCAACTCGATTCCCGGCTACGAGTCGCCGGCCGACCGGGGTTATCTCGAGGCCGAGCAGGCGACCCTGAAGGGCAGCGCCAACGTCGCGGTCGAGCACAACGGCTACTCCGGCTCCGGGTTCGTGGACGGCTTCGGCACCGTCGGCGCCTCGGTCACCTTCGACGCGAAGGTCGCTCGCGCCGGGACGTACCCGGTCCGGCTGCGCTACGCCAACGGCCCCGACCCGGCGCCCGGCACGAAGCGGGTCTCGGTCTACCTCAACGGCACCGAGGTCGACCCGTGGGCGCTGGAGTCCACGGGCGACTGGCAGACCTGGGGCACCGCGACCCGGCCGATGAGGCTGAAGGCCGGCGTCAACCGGATCACCCTTCGCTATGAGGAAGGTGATGAGGGGAACGTCAACTTCGATGTGCTCAAGGTCGGCGGCGGCGAAGACGTCTGTACGCCGAAGCGACCCGCCCCGGGCTACACGTCGCTCTTCGACGGAACCCTGGCCTCCCTGGCCTCGTGGCGGATGGCCGGCCCGGGCTCGTTCGGTCGGCAGGACGACTGCTCGCTGCGTACGACCAACGGTCTGGGCCTGCTGTGGTACGCCGAGCAGGAGTTCAGCGAGTACAGCCTGAAGCTCGACTGGAAGCTGCTCCGCGACGACAACGGCGGCGTCTTCATCGGCTTCCCCAACCCCGGCAACGACCCGTGGGTCGCGGTGAACCAGGGCTACGAGGTCCAGATCGACGCCAGCGACGCCCCGGACCGGACCACCGGTGCCATCTACACCTTCCAGGGAGCCGACCCGGAGGCCGTCGCGGCCGCCCTCAAGCCGGTCGGGTCGTGGAACTCGTACGACATCCGCGTCGAGGGCTCGACCGTCAAGATCTTCCTCAACGGGACCCTGGTGAACGACTTCACCAGCACCGACCCCGCCCGCGACCTCGCCGGCTTCGTCGGCATGCAGAACCACGGCGGAGGTGAGACCGTCTACTACCGCAACGTCCAGGTGAAGGACCTCACCGACTGA
- a CDS encoding flavin-containing monooxygenase, with the protein MTTHRHVDVLIVGAGLSGVGVASQLTRERTGRTYAILERRTAMGGTWDLFRYPGIRSDSDMFTFGYGFRPWHGTKVLADGPSIKRYIEETADEYGVTRHTHFGRKVVAASWSSERGLWTTTALDESTGETEEWTSHFLVGATGYYDYDQGHRPVFPGEDRFQGELVHPQHWPEDLDHTGKRVVVIGSGATAITLVPNLAEKAEHVTMLQRSPTYVMPVPADDPVSAAFNLLKVPSGAVYGTGRVRNILLQQGMYRFCRTAPKAARKAILAAIRAQVGSEVDMKHFEPSYNPWDERLCVVPNGDLFSVLRRGEASIVTDTIDTFTETGIRLASGEEIPADIVVTATGLKIQLLGGMRVEVDGEPVDTRDRMLYKGTLVEGMPNAMIVMGYTNASWTLKADLAGAYLCRLLKHMARNGYGQVVAEAADDDREEVSVMGASMRSGYIQRGDAVMPRQGKRAPWQIRQDYLYDTRELRLRSVDDPNLRFTSRTVPASAPVVEGVPA; encoded by the coding sequence ATGACCACCCACCGCCACGTCGACGTGCTCATCGTCGGGGCCGGCCTGTCCGGCGTGGGCGTCGCCAGCCAGCTGACCCGCGAACGGACCGGGCGGACGTACGCCATCCTCGAGCGGCGCACCGCGATGGGCGGCACCTGGGACCTGTTCCGCTACCCCGGGATCCGCTCGGACTCGGACATGTTCACCTTCGGCTACGGGTTCCGGCCGTGGCACGGCACGAAGGTGCTGGCCGACGGCCCGAGCATCAAGCGCTACATCGAGGAGACGGCGGACGAGTACGGCGTCACCCGGCACACCCACTTCGGCCGCAAGGTCGTCGCCGCCTCCTGGTCCAGCGAACGTGGTCTGTGGACCACCACGGCGCTCGACGAGAGCACCGGGGAGACGGAGGAGTGGACGAGTCACTTCCTCGTCGGCGCGACCGGCTACTACGACTACGACCAGGGCCATCGACCCGTTTTCCCTGGTGAGGACCGGTTCCAGGGCGAGCTCGTCCACCCGCAGCACTGGCCCGAGGACCTCGACCACACCGGCAAGCGCGTGGTCGTCATCGGCAGCGGCGCCACCGCGATCACCCTGGTTCCGAACCTGGCCGAGAAGGCCGAGCACGTCACGATGCTGCAGCGCTCGCCGACGTACGTCATGCCGGTCCCGGCCGATGACCCGGTCTCGGCCGCGTTCAACCTGCTCAAGGTGCCGAGCGGGGCGGTCTACGGCACCGGCCGCGTACGCAACATCCTGCTGCAGCAGGGCATGTACCGGTTCTGTCGCACCGCGCCCAAGGCCGCCCGGAAGGCGATCCTCGCCGCGATCCGTGCCCAGGTCGGCAGCGAGGTGGACATGAAGCACTTCGAGCCGAGCTACAACCCCTGGGACGAGCGACTGTGCGTGGTGCCGAACGGTGACCTGTTCTCCGTCCTGCGGCGCGGCGAGGCCTCGATCGTCACCGACACGATCGACACCTTCACCGAGACCGGGATCCGGCTGGCGTCGGGTGAGGAGATCCCCGCCGACATCGTCGTCACCGCGACCGGACTCAAGATCCAGCTGCTCGGCGGCATGCGCGTCGAGGTCGACGGCGAGCCGGTCGACACCCGCGACCGGATGCTCTACAAGGGCACCCTGGTCGAGGGCATGCCCAACGCGATGATCGTGATGGGCTACACCAACGCGTCCTGGACGCTGAAGGCCGATCTCGCCGGTGCGTACCTGTGCCGCCTGCTCAAGCACATGGCCCGCAACGGCTACGGCCAGGTGGTGGCTGAGGCGGCGGACGATGATCGCGAGGAGGTCTCCGTGATGGGTGCCTCGATGCGGTCGGGCTACATCCAGCGCGGCGACGCCGTGATGCCCCGCCAGGGCAAGCGGGCCCCGTGGCAGATCCGGCAGGACTACCTCTACGACACCCGCGAGCTGCGGCTCCGCTCCGTCGACGACCCGAACCTCCGGTTCACGTCGCGGACCGTGCCGGCGTCGGCGCCGGTGGTCGAGGGGGTGCCCGCCTAG
- a CDS encoding class I SAM-dependent methyltransferase gives MPDDWLNQTRESYDTDAAGYAEKVRGLLDDRPYLRAGLAVFAETVRDGGGGPVADVGCGPGYVTRHLHDLGVDAFGIDLSPEMIAIARHDHPDLGFEVGSMTDLPLADGSVGGVLAFWSVIHIPDAAVPGVFAEFRRVVRPGGPVLVGFHVGDETRRSTTGYAGRPINVDSHRRRPEQVSRWLREAGFDIEAELLMRPDDEVPGAIVFARAPLAGL, from the coding sequence ATGCCCGACGACTGGCTGAACCAGACCCGCGAGTCCTACGACACGGACGCCGCCGGCTACGCCGAGAAGGTACGCGGCCTGCTGGACGACCGCCCCTACCTGCGTGCGGGGCTGGCCGTCTTCGCCGAGACCGTGCGGGACGGCGGCGGTGGGCCGGTGGCCGACGTCGGCTGCGGCCCCGGGTACGTCACCCGCCACCTGCACGACCTCGGAGTCGACGCCTTCGGGATCGACCTCTCCCCCGAGATGATCGCGATCGCGCGGCACGACCACCCGGATCTCGGGTTCGAGGTCGGGTCGATGACCGATCTCCCGCTGGCGGACGGATCCGTGGGCGGCGTACTCGCCTTCTGGTCCGTCATCCACATCCCCGACGCGGCGGTGCCAGGGGTCTTCGCGGAGTTCCGGCGGGTGGTGCGGCCCGGCGGGCCGGTGCTGGTCGGGTTCCACGTCGGCGACGAGACCCGGCGCTCCACCACCGGCTACGCCGGGCGCCCGATCAACGTCGACAGCCACCGGCGCCGGCCCGAGCAGGTCTCCCGGTGGCTGCGCGAGGCCGGCTTCGACATCGAGGCCGAGCTCCTGATGCGGCCGGACGACGAGGTCCCGGGCGCCATCGTCTTCGCCCGGGCACCGCTCGCCGGGCTCTAG
- a CDS encoding acyl-CoA dehydrogenase family protein, with translation MSRRSPWMDQDLDDLRDLARTFFEKEVKPNIDTYIADKHVDRDLWRKAGELGLLCLSIPEAYGGGGGTFAHEAVLIEEQARVGDTSFGASLHSGIVAHYLLAYGTEEQKNEWLPKLASGEVVSAIAMTEPGTGSDLQGIRTKAIKDGDEYVVNGAKTFITNGLLADMVLVAVKTNPEEAAAGISLVIVPTDAEGFRRGRVLDKIGMKGQDTCELFFDDVRIPASNLLGDKEGDGFVQLMMQLPQERLIVAVGSVAAMEFCFEETLRYVNERTAFGRPVFGFQNTKFEMAEIATEARVARSFIDECVELHVKGELDIPTAAMAKYWSSERAGIVVDKCLQLFGGYGFMEEYPIARAFTDLRVQRIYAGTTEIMKEIISRSLPVPTR, from the coding sequence ATGTCCCGCCGCTCGCCCTGGATGGACCAGGACCTCGACGACCTACGCGACCTTGCCCGGACCTTCTTCGAGAAGGAGGTCAAGCCGAACATCGACACCTACATCGCCGACAAGCACGTCGACCGTGACCTGTGGCGCAAGGCCGGTGAGCTGGGCCTGCTGTGCCTCTCGATCCCGGAGGCGTACGGCGGTGGCGGTGGCACCTTCGCCCACGAGGCCGTGCTGATCGAGGAGCAGGCCCGAGTCGGCGACACGTCCTTCGGCGCCTCGCTGCACAGCGGGATCGTGGCCCACTACCTGCTGGCGTACGGCACGGAGGAGCAGAAGAACGAGTGGCTGCCGAAGCTCGCCTCCGGCGAGGTGGTCTCCGCGATCGCGATGACCGAGCCCGGCACCGGCTCCGACCTGCAGGGCATCCGCACCAAGGCGATCAAGGACGGCGACGAGTACGTCGTCAACGGCGCCAAGACGTTCATCACCAACGGCCTCCTGGCCGACATGGTCCTGGTCGCGGTGAAGACCAACCCCGAGGAGGCGGCCGCCGGGATCTCCCTGGTCATCGTCCCGACCGACGCCGAAGGCTTCCGCCGGGGCCGGGTGCTCGACAAGATCGGGATGAAGGGGCAGGACACCTGCGAGCTCTTCTTCGACGACGTACGCATCCCTGCGTCGAACCTGCTCGGGGACAAGGAGGGCGACGGCTTCGTCCAGCTGATGATGCAGCTGCCGCAGGAGCGGCTGATCGTCGCGGTCGGCAGCGTGGCGGCGATGGAGTTCTGCTTCGAGGAGACCCTGCGGTACGTCAACGAGCGCACCGCCTTCGGCCGGCCGGTCTTCGGCTTCCAGAACACCAAGTTCGAGATGGCCGAGATCGCGACCGAGGCCCGGGTCGCGCGCTCCTTCATCGACGAGTGCGTCGAGCTGCACGTCAAGGGTGAGCTCGACATCCCGACCGCCGCGATGGCCAAGTACTGGAGCTCCGAGCGCGCCGGCATCGTCGTCGACAAGTGCCTCCAGCTCTTCGGCGGCTACGGGTTCATGGAGGAGTACCCGATCGCCCGCGCCTTCACCGACCTCCGCGTCCAGCGCATCTACGCCGGCACCACCGAGATCATGAAGGAGATCATCAGCCGATCCCTTCCGGTCCCCACCCGATGA
- a CDS encoding AurF N-oxygenase family protein: MKTTTKQSYHDTLRTLSEASVDQHFQAFKDIAWDDPEFHLDPNDERFILTDADEIGRHEWYKSLSKERQIQVGVYRYAQIAKVGRQFEQVLIAGVMHHLILAKDGNPEFRYAMHEVTEETHHIQMFQESVNRFVENAGVDGVAGAPGWFAWLAPLVTSAGTWFPEIFFVGILGGEEPIDHLQKSIMRAGGSHPLIDRVMQIHIAEEARHIGFAHQYLEHHWARMNPLKRRALTYLFPVVMRLLCDVIMVPSKQAREDMGIPKDVAKEIWWKSEDSEKLLRDLFSDVRLLADNLGIRKGPAKLVWRALGIDGRAARFRAEPSNAAV, encoded by the coding sequence ATGAAGACGACGACGAAGCAGTCCTACCACGACACCCTGCGGACGCTCTCGGAGGCGTCGGTGGACCAGCACTTCCAGGCGTTCAAGGACATCGCCTGGGACGACCCCGAGTTCCACCTCGACCCGAACGACGAGCGCTTCATCCTCACCGACGCCGACGAGATCGGCCGTCACGAGTGGTACAAGTCGCTCTCGAAGGAGCGGCAGATCCAGGTCGGCGTCTACCGCTACGCGCAGATCGCGAAGGTCGGGCGCCAGTTCGAGCAGGTGCTCATCGCCGGGGTGATGCACCACCTGATCCTGGCGAAGGACGGCAACCCCGAGTTCCGCTATGCGATGCACGAGGTCACCGAGGAGACCCATCACATCCAGATGTTCCAGGAGTCGGTCAACCGGTTCGTGGAGAACGCAGGTGTCGATGGCGTCGCCGGTGCACCGGGATGGTTCGCCTGGCTGGCTCCGCTGGTGACGTCGGCCGGGACCTGGTTCCCGGAGATCTTCTTCGTCGGCATCCTCGGTGGCGAGGAGCCGATCGACCACCTGCAGAAGAGCATCATGCGGGCCGGCGGCAGCCACCCGCTGATCGACCGCGTCATGCAGATCCACATCGCCGAGGAGGCGCGGCACATCGGCTTCGCGCACCAGTACCTCGAGCACCACTGGGCGCGGATGAACCCGCTCAAGCGGCGCGCGCTGACCTACCTGTTCCCGGTCGTCATGCGACTCCTGTGCGACGTGATCATGGTGCCGAGCAAGCAGGCGCGCGAGGACATGGGCATCCCGAAGGACGTCGCCAAGGAGATCTGGTGGAAGTCCGAGGACTCCGAGAAGCTCCTGCGCGACCTCTTCTCGGACGTACGCCTCCTGGCCGACAACCTGGGCATCCGCAAGGGGCCGGCCAAGCTGGTCTGGCGGGCCCTCGGCATCGACGGGCGGGCGGCGCGCTTCCGCGCGGAGCCCTCCAACGCGGCGGTCTGA